One Nocardia iowensis DNA window includes the following coding sequences:
- a CDS encoding geranylgeranyl reductase family protein → MGSPEVTPAAGDALPARAEVLVVGAGPAGSASAAWAARAGRDVVLLDAAVFPRDKTCGDGLTPRATAELEHLGLGDWLRAHTVNHGLRMTGFGREALLPWPAGSFPTYGSAVPRTELDDKLRETAMKSGARMIDGTKVVDVTREGDRVTGVIVRTTEGTHTIECATLIVADGVRSPIGRQLGRTWHRQYAYGTAARAYIKSGRSDDQWITSHLELRDADGALVPGYGWVFPLGNGEVNIGVGSLATEKRPSHIALKPLLEHYTKLRFDEWQFEGSLRAVASALLPMGGAVSNVAGRNWVLVGDAAGCVNPLNGEGIDYGLEGGHMLAGLLDEPDFTHIWPELLRAKYGRTFSVARRIAGLATHPRMVPVGGPPVMRSTYLQRTAVRVMGNLVTDEDVDLTARAWRAAGRMSMRVDDLPPFA, encoded by the coding sequence ATGGGTTCACCCGAAGTCACCCCCGCTGCCGGGGACGCGCTGCCCGCCAGGGCCGAGGTGCTCGTCGTCGGCGCGGGCCCGGCCGGATCGGCGTCGGCCGCCTGGGCCGCGCGGGCCGGGCGGGACGTGGTGCTCCTCGACGCCGCGGTCTTTCCCAGGGACAAGACCTGCGGCGACGGGCTGACACCGCGTGCGACGGCCGAGTTGGAACACCTCGGCCTCGGCGACTGGCTGCGGGCGCACACGGTCAACCACGGTCTCCGGATGACCGGTTTCGGCCGGGAAGCACTGCTGCCGTGGCCCGCCGGTTCCTTTCCGACTTATGGAAGCGCCGTTCCCCGAACCGAACTCGACGACAAGCTGCGCGAGACCGCGATGAAGTCGGGCGCGCGGATGATCGACGGAACCAAAGTGGTCGATGTCACCCGCGAGGGTGATCGCGTCACGGGTGTGATCGTGCGGACTACCGAGGGAACGCACACCATCGAATGCGCGACGCTCATCGTCGCCGACGGCGTGCGCTCGCCGATCGGACGCCAGCTCGGCCGCACCTGGCATCGGCAGTACGCGTACGGCACGGCGGCCCGCGCCTACATCAAGTCCGGCCGCAGCGACGACCAGTGGATCACCTCGCATCTCGAACTGCGCGACGCCGATGGCGCCCTGGTCCCCGGCTACGGCTGGGTGTTCCCGCTCGGCAACGGCGAGGTCAATATCGGTGTCGGGTCGCTGGCCACCGAGAAGCGGCCCTCGCACATCGCGTTGAAACCGCTGCTCGAGCACTACACCAAGCTGCGCTTCGATGAGTGGCAGTTCGAGGGCTCGCTGCGTGCGGTGGCCTCGGCACTGTTGCCGATGGGTGGCGCCGTGTCGAATGTGGCCGGGCGCAACTGGGTGCTGGTCGGTGACGCCGCGGGCTGCGTGAATCCGTTGAACGGTGAGGGCATCGACTACGGCCTGGAGGGCGGGCACATGCTCGCCGGATTGCTGGACGAGCCGGATTTCACGCACATCTGGCCGGAACTGCTGCGCGCGAAGTACGGCCGCACCTTCTCGGTGGCGCGGCGGATCGCCGGGCTGGCCACCCATCCACGGATGGTGCCGGTCGGCGGGCCGCCGGTGATGCGGTCGACGTACTTGCAGCGCACCGCGGTCCGGGTAATGGGCAACCTGGTCACCGACGAGGACGTGGATCTGACCGCGCGGGCGTGGCGGGCGGCGGGCCGGATGTCGATGCGCGTCGACGACCTTCCTCCGTTTGCCTGA
- a CDS encoding helix-turn-helix transcriptional regulator codes for MGGRAGGRPALYLLPHLRRARDLADRQYADPLRLDELAAAAGVSKYHFLRAFTAVYGLTPAAYLAERRIERAQDLLRATNLTVTEVCMLVGYSSLGSFSSKFRQLVGVSPSEYQAKFADGAPRIPGCFVFMHGLSDRKRDT; via the coding sequence ATGGGCGGACGAGCAGGTGGACGACCCGCGCTGTATTTGCTGCCGCATCTGCGGCGGGCGCGGGACCTCGCGGATCGACAGTATGCCGACCCGCTCCGTCTCGATGAATTGGCCGCTGCCGCAGGGGTTTCCAAGTATCACTTCCTCCGCGCGTTCACCGCCGTCTATGGCCTCACCCCCGCCGCGTATCTGGCGGAACGACGGATCGAGCGCGCGCAGGACCTGTTGCGCGCCACCAACCTGACGGTGACCGAGGTGTGCATGCTGGTCGGCTACAGCAGCCTCGGCTCGTTCAGCAGCAAGTTCCGCCAGCTGGTCGGCGTGTCTCCCTCCGAATACCAGGCCAAGTTCGCCGACGGCGCGCCCCGCATTCCTGGCTGCTTCGTGTTCATGCACGGCCTCAGCGACCGCAAGCGCGATACCTGA
- a CDS encoding VOC family protein: MTTITNVSLVTLYVTDQTESKQWYIDKLGFVEVADITMGDNGFRWVTIAHPEHPELEIGLMIPGPPLDENLAEAIRRALANGTHGALGLRTENCQQTFEELTAKGVEFIQPPAERPYGTEAIIRDNSGNWLVLVEQKEYSPEDFQ; encoded by the coding sequence ATGACAACGATTACGAACGTCTCGCTGGTCACCCTGTACGTCACCGACCAGACCGAATCGAAGCAGTGGTACATCGATAAGCTGGGGTTCGTCGAGGTTGCCGATATCACCATGGGCGACAACGGGTTCCGGTGGGTCACCATCGCTCATCCGGAGCATCCGGAGCTCGAGATCGGGCTGATGATCCCGGGGCCGCCGCTGGACGAGAATCTGGCCGAGGCCATCCGCCGCGCCCTGGCGAACGGCACCCATGGCGCGCTCGGCCTGCGCACCGAGAACTGCCAGCAGACCTTCGAGGAACTCACCGCCAAGGGTGTCGAGTTCATCCAGCCGCCGGCCGAGCGGCCCTACGGCACCGAGGCGATCATCCGGGACAACTCCGGGAACTGGCTGGTGCTGGTGGAGCAGAAGGAATACTCGCCCGAGGATTTCCAGTAG
- a CDS encoding glycosyltransferase family 4 protein, with the protein MRVAIVAESFLPNMNGVVNSVLRVLEHLDRHGHDALIIAPDTPRGLPPAARWHERFRVHRVPAVMVPKISSLPVGLPQPGIVSAIDDFDADVVHLASPFLLGAGGLGAAMRLDLPTVAVYQTDVAGFAKSYGLALASRAAWAWTRRIHEGATRTLAPSRAAAEDLAQHGIPRVHRWGRGVDIARFNPAARRPELRDSWLDGDKLVVGFVGRLAPEKHVERLAVLANDPDIQLVIVGDGPERDRLARMMPTAVFTGELGGDTLAQAYASLDVMVHAGEHETFCQGVQEALAAGVPVIGPDAGGPRDLIAHCRNGYLLPVDRFTELLPSAVAALHDPTVRARFAGAARKSVLHRTWPAICTELMGHYADVTSTRMRLPHTA; encoded by the coding sequence GTGCGTGTAGCGATCGTTGCGGAGTCGTTTCTGCCGAATATGAACGGCGTCGTCAACTCCGTGCTGCGGGTGCTCGAGCACCTGGACCGGCACGGGCACGACGCGTTGATCATCGCACCGGACACCCCGCGCGGGCTGCCACCGGCCGCGCGCTGGCACGAGCGGTTCCGAGTGCACCGGGTGCCAGCGGTGATGGTGCCGAAGATCAGTTCGCTGCCGGTGGGCCTGCCGCAGCCAGGCATCGTCTCGGCCATCGACGACTTCGATGCGGACGTGGTGCATCTGGCCTCGCCGTTCCTGCTCGGCGCTGGCGGCCTCGGCGCGGCCATGCGTCTGGATCTGCCGACAGTGGCGGTGTATCAGACCGACGTCGCCGGATTCGCCAAGAGTTACGGGCTCGCGCTGGCCAGCCGGGCGGCCTGGGCCTGGACCCGGCGCATCCACGAGGGCGCGACCAGGACGCTGGCGCCGTCCCGCGCGGCCGCGGAAGACCTGGCGCAGCACGGCATTCCGCGCGTGCACCGGTGGGGACGCGGGGTGGACATCGCCCGATTCAATCCGGCGGCACGGCGCCCGGAATTGCGCGACTCCTGGCTCGACGGCGACAAGCTGGTCGTCGGCTTCGTCGGACGACTCGCGCCGGAAAAGCACGTCGAACGGCTGGCGGTGCTGGCGAACGATCCGGACATCCAGTTGGTGATCGTCGGCGACGGGCCGGAACGGGACCGGCTCGCGCGGATGATGCCGACCGCCGTCTTCACCGGCGAACTGGGCGGCGACACATTGGCGCAGGCGTACGCGAGCCTGGATGTGATGGTGCATGCGGGCGAGCACGAAACCTTCTGCCAGGGCGTGCAGGAGGCCCTCGCCGCGGGCGTCCCGGTAATCGGCCCGGATGCGGGCGGCCCGCGTGACCTGATCGCGCACTGTCGCAACGGCTATCTGCTCCCGGTCGATCGCTTTACCGAACTATTGCCGAGCGCCGTTGCGGCACTGCATGATCCGACGGTACGAGCCCGATTCGCCGGGGCCGCAAGAAAATCGGTGCTGCACCGCACCTGGCCCGCGATCTGCACCGAGCTGATGGGCCACTACGCGGATGTGACGAGCACCCGAATGCGGCTACCGCATACGGCTTAA
- a CDS encoding demethylmenaquinone methyltransferase: MAKTESTRASLDKQPHEVATMFDGVARRYDLTNTVISAGQDRYWRWAVRKALAPRPGERILDLAAGTGVSTLDLAKSGAWCLAADFSQGMLAAGRHRKVPMVAADAMALPFADDSFDAVTISYGLRNISDPDAALREMLRVTKPGGRLVIAEFSTPIVPGFRTIYMEYLMKALPKVARAVSSNPDAYVYLAESIRAWPNQRQLALRITGTGWSSVKWRNLTGGIVALHRAYKLG, from the coding sequence GTGGCGAAAACAGAATCGACTCGGGCCTCCTTGGACAAGCAGCCGCATGAGGTCGCGACGATGTTCGACGGTGTCGCACGGCGGTACGACCTGACCAACACGGTGATCTCCGCCGGACAGGATCGCTACTGGCGCTGGGCGGTGCGCAAGGCACTCGCGCCACGTCCCGGCGAGCGGATCCTGGACCTCGCGGCCGGCACCGGGGTGTCCACCCTCGATCTGGCGAAGTCCGGCGCCTGGTGCTTGGCCGCCGACTTCTCCCAGGGCATGCTCGCCGCGGGCAGGCATCGCAAGGTGCCGATGGTGGCGGCCGACGCGATGGCGCTGCCGTTCGCCGACGATTCGTTCGACGCGGTGACCATTTCCTACGGGCTGCGCAACATCTCCGATCCGGACGCCGCGCTGCGCGAGATGCTGCGGGTCACCAAGCCGGGCGGGCGGCTGGTCATCGCCGAGTTCTCCACCCCGATCGTGCCGGGGTTCCGCACGATCTACATGGAATACCTGATGAAGGCGCTGCCGAAGGTGGCACGTGCGGTCAGCAGCAACCCGGACGCCTACGTCTACCTCGCCGAATCCATCCGAGCATGGCCGAACCAGCGGCAGCTGGCGCTGCGGATCACGGGTACCGGGTGGTCGTCGGTGAAATGGCGCAACCTCACCGGCGGGATCGTCGCGCTACACCGGGCCTACAAGCTCGGCTGA
- a CDS encoding DUF2505 domain-containing protein, whose product MSRKFSFTVPYTVPVEDLHRALTDDKVWQARFADAETATLELSHPEGAGSIRIHMTEKAAQDKIPSIVSKVLKSELMLSRTDNWQALQGEVAKGTFEGATGGITTEMSGTYEMRSTAEGSEIEVVGTVQVKVPLVGGAIEPLAEQLHHRVLNSERKFIEEWVAAQATA is encoded by the coding sequence ATGTCCCGAAAATTCAGCTTCACCGTGCCTTACACCGTCCCGGTCGAAGATCTTCACCGGGCACTTACCGACGACAAAGTCTGGCAGGCGCGTTTCGCCGACGCCGAGACCGCGACATTGGAGCTTTCGCATCCCGAGGGTGCGGGCAGCATCCGCATCCACATGACCGAAAAGGCCGCGCAGGACAAGATTCCCAGCATTGTGAGCAAGGTGCTCAAGAGCGAGCTCATGCTCTCGCGCACCGACAACTGGCAGGCGCTACAGGGTGAGGTCGCCAAGGGCACCTTCGAGGGTGCGACCGGCGGCATCACAACGGAAATGTCGGGCACCTACGAAATGCGTTCGACAGCAGAGGGTTCCGAGATCGAGGTGGTCGGCACCGTGCAGGTCAAGGTGCCGCTGGTCGGCGGCGCCATCGAACCGCTCGCCGAACAACTGCACCATCGAGTGCTGAACAGCGAGCGCAAGTTCATCGAGGAGTGGGTCGCCGCACAGGCGACCGCCTGA
- a CDS encoding cupin domain-containing protein, translated as MLVIRAEDAPHFEVPGVQFTGMASPSRGSAEVCTWRLTVTPRHVPDGPHVLDRDEIFMVVAGKLDVSGQILEAGDVVVVPAGSPIAVGNPGDEPAEAFIAIAAGFEATMADGSKLSPPWAQ; from the coding sequence ATGCTCGTCATCAGAGCCGAGGACGCACCGCACTTCGAGGTCCCCGGCGTCCAATTCACCGGCATGGCATCGCCGAGCCGCGGCTCGGCCGAGGTCTGTACCTGGCGGCTCACCGTCACCCCCCGACACGTCCCGGATGGGCCGCACGTGCTGGATCGCGACGAGATCTTCATGGTTGTCGCCGGAAAACTGGACGTCAGCGGGCAGATTCTCGAGGCGGGGGATGTCGTCGTAGTCCCCGCGGGCAGCCCGATCGCGGTGGGCAACCCCGGCGACGAACCGGCCGAGGCGTTCATCGCGATCGCCGCGGGTTTCGAGGCCACCATGGCCGACGGCAGCAAGCTGTCGCCGCCCTGGGCTCAATAA
- a CDS encoding MarR family winged helix-turn-helix transcriptional regulator encodes MTAPSQDLDFGILLGLSYQEFVRELRENLVTEGFEDTGRSDGYVLRSLLRGPMNISELAERLEISKQGAAQIIDDMQRRGYVERRDDPDDRRAKLLYPTARGHDLVQTAKKFHRRYEQRLVRAHGAEAVAVLRTLLGVIATDEGMADPRFHAFGM; translated from the coding sequence ATGACGGCGCCTTCGCAAGACCTGGATTTCGGCATCCTGCTCGGCCTGAGCTATCAGGAGTTCGTGCGCGAGCTCCGAGAAAACCTGGTGACGGAAGGATTCGAGGACACCGGGCGCTCCGATGGGTATGTGCTGCGCTCGTTGCTGCGCGGACCGATGAACATCAGTGAGCTGGCCGAACGGCTCGAGATCAGCAAACAGGGCGCGGCCCAGATCATCGACGACATGCAGCGACGCGGCTACGTCGAACGACGGGACGACCCCGACGATCGACGAGCCAAACTGCTGTACCCGACCGCCCGTGGCCACGACTTGGTGCAGACCGCGAAGAAGTTCCATCGCCGATACGAGCAGCGCCTGGTCCGCGCGCACGGCGCCGAAGCGGTGGCGGTGTTGCGCACCCTGCTCGGCGTGATCGCGACCGATGAGGGCATGGCCGATCCCCGGTTCCACGCCTTCGGCATGTGA
- a CDS encoding DUF3592 domain-containing protein, giving the protein MLETTQSDRRSIRLRRARIGVLTAATVVSVLVVLLVLAAWRNDYLISSDKGVTSAEVLSAGRLRSAVMYVTPDGETHNPKVGVLYPTNLTAGERIRVEYNRADPDLVRVEGRDVRVAIPPALSVIFVAWLLALPTLWLLVRLGRRRPESA; this is encoded by the coding sequence GTGTTGGAAACCACCCAGTCTGATCGCCGGTCGATCCGCCTGCGGCGGGCCAGGATCGGCGTGCTCACGGCTGCGACGGTGGTCAGTGTGCTCGTCGTGCTGTTGGTGCTCGCCGCCTGGCGCAACGACTATCTGATCAGCTCCGACAAGGGTGTCACCAGCGCCGAGGTGCTTTCCGCCGGTCGGCTGCGGTCGGCGGTCATGTATGTGACCCCGGACGGGGAGACGCACAATCCGAAGGTCGGCGTCCTGTATCCGACCAACCTCACCGCGGGTGAGCGCATCCGGGTGGAGTACAACCGCGCGGACCCCGATCTGGTGCGGGTGGAAGGACGCGATGTCCGCGTTGCCATTCCACCCGCCTTGTCGGTGATCTTCGTCGCGTGGCTGCTCGCGCTGCCGACGCTGTGGCTGCTGGTTCGGCTCGGCAGGCGACGGCCGGAATCGGCCTGA
- a CDS encoding polyprenyl synthetase family protein — protein sequence MSASAVRDESTVVAGVDLVDVELAATVRNGLEEVEKLLVAELSDGEEFLQEAALHLAKAGGKRFRPLFTILTGQLGPRPTDPALITAGTVVELVHLATLYHDDVMDEATMRRGAPSVNARWGNNIAILAGDYLFAHASRLTSTLGPDAVRIIAETFAELVTGQMRETMGARESQDPVEHYLRVVWEKTGSLIAAAGRFGGTFSGASTEHVERLARLGDAVGTAFQISDDIIDISSAAEQSGKTPGTDLREGVHTLPVLYALRDEGVEGDRLRKLLDHPLDTDAEVEEALDLLARSRGMVLAKEKLHGYADIAHAELSALPAGPANDALEHLVRYTIERVG from the coding sequence ATGAGCGCATCGGCAGTGCGGGACGAGAGCACGGTGGTGGCCGGGGTCGATCTCGTCGACGTCGAGCTCGCGGCGACCGTGCGCAACGGCCTGGAAGAGGTCGAGAAGCTCCTGGTCGCCGAGCTGTCCGACGGCGAGGAATTCCTGCAGGAGGCGGCGCTGCACCTGGCCAAGGCCGGCGGCAAGCGGTTCCGGCCGCTGTTCACCATCCTCACCGGCCAACTCGGCCCGCGCCCGACCGATCCCGCGCTGATCACCGCGGGCACCGTCGTCGAACTGGTGCACCTCGCGACGCTCTACCACGACGACGTGATGGACGAGGCGACCATGCGTCGCGGCGCACCGAGCGTGAATGCCCGCTGGGGCAACAACATCGCCATCCTGGCGGGCGATTATCTTTTCGCGCACGCCTCCCGGCTGACCTCGACGCTGGGCCCCGACGCGGTGCGAATCATCGCCGAAACCTTCGCCGAACTGGTCACCGGCCAGATGCGCGAGACCATGGGCGCCCGCGAATCCCAGGACCCGGTCGAGCACTACCTGCGCGTCGTCTGGGAGAAGACCGGCTCGCTGATCGCGGCCGCTGGCCGGTTCGGCGGCACCTTCTCCGGCGCGAGCACCGAGCACGTCGAGCGGCTGGCCCGGCTGGGTGACGCGGTCGGCACCGCCTTCCAGATCTCCGACGACATCATCGACATCTCCTCGGCCGCCGAACAGTCCGGCAAGACGCCGGGCACCGACCTGCGCGAGGGCGTGCACACCCTGCCCGTGCTCTACGCGCTGCGCGACGAGGGCGTCGAAGGCGACCGCCTGCGCAAGCTGCTCGACCACCCGCTGGACACCGACGCGGAAGTCGAGGAGGCCCTCGACCTGCTCGCCCGCTCCCGCGGCATGGTGCTGGCCAAGGAGAAGCTGCACGGCTACGCCGACATCGCCCACGCCGAACTGTCCGCCTTGCCCGCAGGCCCGGCCAACGACGCCCTCGAACACCTGGTCCGCTACACCATCGAGCGTGTCGGCTGA